The DNA sequence TGGGTTCGCATCCGCAGGCCTATTTCCAGGCGCGTCTGCGAAGCAGGCCCGGCGACGAACTCAAACTCGCCTGGCGTCGTGACGGCGTATCGCACACCGGGACCTTGACGCTCGAGGCCGAAGAACAGGTACGATATTCCCTCGCGGTTAACGGACAGAGTATCGAAATGGGCGCAGGGGCGATGACCTGGTTCCAGCGGGCCCCGTACCTGATCTACCCGAGCGTCCTGCTGTGCCTTGGAACGTGGATGGGTTTTCGAAGTCCGCACAATCCGGTCGCCTTCCTGTGTGCGTTGCTCTTTCTCGTTACGGCGCTTTCTTCCACACATGCTTTTCATCCGATGATCGCTGGATGGCCGGACTGGATCCTGTCAGTCAGCATATTTGTCGTTACCTCGACAACGGCGCTTAAGGCCATGCTCATGTTTCGGATTCTGTCGGTCTTTCCAACTGCGACAATACTTGGGTTGTGGTTTCAAAAAAGAGCTTGGGTCGTATTGTCAGTTCTATTGACCGCTGCGTCATTTAGCCTCGTTTACGTGTACAGGCTGACCTATGGATGGGACAACACAATGGTTCGATTGGTCTACAGTATCGTCGAGCCTATCCCGGAGCCTACGTATCCCCTTCTTATCATGGCCATTGCGGGATGCCTTCTTCTCGCCCAGGGATCCATTGCGCATCAACAGGAGAGGATGCGCCTGCATGTAATCGAGGTTGGTTTCCTGGCGGCCCTCGTCCTCGCACCGTTGTGGATAACAACCAAGCCGGGCACGCTTTTGGCTTCGTGGGGGCTTTTGCCACTACAGGGTCCGATGCTACCCGCGACTGTCTGGTTCCTCGACAGTATAATCCGTATCGGACTGCAGTGTGCCTTGCCCCTTTCGTTTGCCTATGCGATTCTGGCTCATCGGGTTTTCGGCCTGAAATTCCTGTTCGGCAGGAGCCTGATGTATGTCGTCGCCAACCAGGGTGCGAATCTCATTCTGTGTTTCGGGATATTCATCGTGCTCCATGAAGCGGTTTCCGCAATACCGGTGGATCTGACGATGTCCGACCTCCTGGTCGCGTGTACTGCAGCGGGATTCACACTGGTCCTCCTTGGCGGATGGGTTTGGATAAAGCAACCCGTCGTCCTATTCATGGATCGACATCTCTTCAGCAGGGAGTTTGAGAATAGACAACGTCTGTTCAGACTCGGAAGATCGCTATCGCGTTATCAAGATCGAAACGTGCTGGTCAGCAGGGTCGGACAGGAGCTGCTGGACGGACTGGATCTCTCGTGCGCGGCCATCTACCTCGTCAACGGCGCTCGAGCATCATTGTCCGTTTCCTGGTACGGCATCAGCGACGTGCCC is a window from the Gemmatimonadota bacterium genome containing:
- a CDS encoding PDZ domain-containing protein yields the protein MKTLISRYVILSTLIMLLCLHLGLVVWTLVRYAQIEHWSPGIRFFGNEMILTKGLTRSAASNLQEGTWFHLVKVRKDGGISITQVVPDSPADRAGLRPGDVIISVNGVNLGSHPQAYFQARLRSRPGDELKLAWRRDGVSHTGTLTLEAEEQVRYSLAVNGQSIEMGAGAMTWFQRAPYLIYPSVLLCLGTWMGFRSPHNPVAFLCALLFLVTALSSTHAFHPMIAGWPDWILSVSIFVVTSTTALKAMLMFRILSVFPTATILGLWFQKRAWVVLSVLLTAASFSLVYVYRLTYGWDNTMVRLVYSIVEPIPEPTYPLLIMAIAGCLLLAQGSIAHQQERMRLHVIEVGFLAALVLAPLWITTKPGTLLASWGLLPLQGPMLPATVWFLDSIIRIGLQCALPLSFAYAILAHRVFGLKFLFGRSLMYVVANQGANLILCFGIFIVLHEAVSAIPVDLTMSDLLVACTAAGFTLVLLGGWVWIKQPVVLFMDRHLFSREFENRQRLFRLGRSLSRYQDRNVLVSRVGQELLDGLDLSCAAIYLVNGARASLSVSWYGISDVPGQVRVASESHINSATPKIECALRNAPVPKPLIEIDEAKAEDCVKESGFELITALRGSAGWQGCMALGAKLSEEPFSNEEKERLLILAAEVELALKNVEMAASLRQQAQGLRRLSRRLIDVQETERSRLARDLHDDTGQALTALKINLELTRREFAGISGHADSRLKDAVVLTDETMGRLRAIAHGLRPPILDTAGLNAALEAQCESFGQLTRIPVVYRGLDLPNVPDRAS